From a single Cyclobacterium marinum DSM 745 genomic region:
- a CDS encoding sulfatase family protein, which produces MIFIYIRNIHFHYVKILHLPTCFIWLCNHSFWAKKNCKPNFVVIFTDDQTFRAIGYNNSEVLTPNLDNLAKKGLIFNKAFTSTPVCAASRASVFTGLYPQTNGTVALDRNSFIKNIVNENKFNTMAEFLQDEGYTTYFSGKSHLGNPQDYGFRFGYESNSFNDEIAFKEMSNFIEKEDFGEQPFFIWLAPRQPHVPLKPAQQWLELYPFENISIEKNFLNTPEQESVFNQGLPGEHFYRDSDYTNNYKNLPAGPPRSTEVITEFTKAYYATITHLDFQIGYFINQLKESGHMENTVFIFLSDNGYLLGNHGLGNKLTMHEESVRIPMFIYWDQLKIDVHESEALVSSTDVLPTILNIAGLPIPEYLHGKSVLPILKDPSVSINDFIASESVGVGGKVGTGHRMIRSPEWKYIITDINDELLFNLSDDPYELNNLIDNDAYESILVKLKGYYQEWRDLVGDEKLIP; this is translated from the coding sequence GTGATATTCATTTATATTCGCAACATTCATTTCCATTATGTTAAAATCCTCCATCTTCCTACTTGTTTTATTTGGCTGTGCAACCATAGTTTTTGGGCAAAAAAAAATTGCAAACCCAATTTTGTTGTCATTTTCACCGATGATCAAACCTTCAGGGCCATCGGATACAATAATTCGGAAGTGTTGACACCAAACCTAGATAACTTAGCAAAGAAAGGCTTAATTTTCAATAAAGCCTTTACTTCAACACCTGTTTGTGCGGCAAGTAGGGCTAGCGTTTTTACTGGATTATACCCACAGACCAATGGAACAGTAGCATTGGATAGAAATTCTTTTATTAAAAACATAGTGAATGAAAATAAATTCAACACTATGGCAGAATTCTTACAAGATGAAGGCTATACCACGTATTTTAGTGGCAAATCGCATTTAGGAAATCCGCAGGATTATGGCTTTAGATTCGGATACGAGTCCAACAGTTTTAATGATGAAATAGCCTTTAAGGAGATGTCAAACTTTATTGAAAAGGAGGATTTTGGCGAGCAACCCTTCTTTATTTGGTTGGCTCCAAGACAACCTCACGTCCCATTGAAACCAGCGCAGCAATGGTTAGAACTTTATCCATTTGAAAATATCTCAATTGAAAAGAATTTCCTTAACACCCCGGAGCAAGAGAGTGTATTTAACCAAGGCTTACCTGGTGAGCATTTTTACAGGGATTCAGATTACACAAATAACTATAAAAATTTACCAGCTGGACCTCCACGGTCAACAGAGGTTATTACAGAATTTACAAAAGCCTATTATGCGACCATTACCCATCTTGATTTTCAAATTGGATATTTTATTAATCAGTTAAAGGAAAGTGGACATATGGAAAATACAGTTTTCATTTTTCTTTCAGACAATGGCTATTTACTAGGAAATCATGGATTGGGAAATAAATTGACCATGCATGAAGAGTCCGTTCGGATACCCATGTTTATCTATTGGGACCAACTCAAAATAGATGTGCATGAATCTGAAGCATTAGTATCCAGTACAGATGTATTACCTACTATTCTAAATATAGCGGGGTTACCTATTCCAGAATATTTACATGGAAAATCCGTTTTGCCTATTCTAAAGGATCCCTCAGTCAGCATAAATGATTTTATAGCCAGTGAAAGCGTAGGCGTTGGTGGTAAAGTTGGAACAGGTCACCGAATGATAAGATCACCAGAATGGAAATATATTATCACCGACATTAACGATGAATTATTATTCAATTTATCAGATGATCCCTATGAATTGAATAACCTAATAGACAATGATGCATATGAATCAATCTTGGTGAAATTGAAGGGGTATTATCAAGAATGGAGGGATTTGGTGGGAGATGAAAAACTGATTCCTTAA